In Leptotrichia sp. oral taxon 215 str. W9775, a single genomic region encodes these proteins:
- a CDS encoding PepSY domain-containing protein, producing the protein MKNKALIILGILFLTFGAHAEKSSKISVRVNNYNAKITSEEAKNLALNHSRVSKTSAKITKLILGKENKKLVYEVEFTTLNKKYRYGIDANTGQILNYSQKNRDYALSENTAASRSEIPVAPAPIAETGKQRKIQEKENSKDNFGANLGFSNREAAISNPVMNSKKVNNRNYTKVNLISEEEAKGIILHNISGATDSDITRLVIKYENNRFIYSGKVNYGGNEYVIKLDGVTGSIIK; encoded by the coding sequence ATGAAAAATAAAGCTTTAATAATATTAGGAATACTATTTTTAACATTTGGAGCACATGCTGAAAAAAGTAGTAAAATTTCTGTCAGAGTGAATAACTACAATGCAAAGATTACAAGTGAAGAAGCAAAAAATCTTGCGCTTAATCATTCCAGAGTATCGAAAACTTCGGCAAAAATTACAAAACTTATACTTGGAAAAGAAAATAAAAAACTTGTATATGAAGTTGAGTTTACTACGCTAAATAAAAAATATAGATACGGAATAGATGCAAATACAGGACAAATATTGAATTATAGCCAAAAGAACAGGGATTATGCACTATCAGAAAATACAGCTGCTTCCAGATCGGAAATACCTGTTGCTCCAGCTCCTATAGCAGAAACTGGAAAACAGAGAAAAATTCAGGAAAAAGAAAATTCGAAGGATAACTTTGGAGCAAATTTAGGATTCTCTAACAGGGAAGCTGCTATATCTAATCCTGTTATGAATAGTAAAAAAGTAAATAACAGAAATTATACCAAAGTTAATTTAATTTCAGAGGAAGAAGCAAAAGGAATAATACTTCATAATATTTCAGGTGCAACAGATTCAGATATAACAAGACTTGTAATAAAATATGAGAATAACAGGTTTATCTATTCAGGAAAGGTAAATTATGGAGGAAATGAATATGTCATCAAGCTGGATGGAGTAACTGGAAGTATAATAAAATAA
- a CDS encoding HAMP domain-containing sensor histidine kinase, with protein MNKIYENQNEHNLKNETEKIEISEKNKKLGEIRKAEMYPETLSIKLRITFWYTGLIIGIAVLFFGTMFYINDYVVRNSVNNRLKKTVERTVANMEFIDGQIILDNNLEATVNEIFISIYDSDKEFIYGDSHLDFEFADAFSNGKSVVRTVQYESSKWYVYEIKKVIEDYGVIYVRGITPASGIEKNLESIMNIFFVVFPFLLVVSALGGYLITKKAFEPIEKIRETAEKINEGNDLTKRIDIGKGKDEISVLAHTFDKMFDRLQSSFDRETQFTSDVSHELRTPISVISSQSQYGLKYVEINDETREIFENILDESKKMTNLISKLLMLSRMDKGSQKLTIENTDLNEVVEIVVEMKMEKAEEKNITIESNIKENLYADVDKSMITRVFINLIDNAITYGKENGKILIKVFQNKDRIVCKVEDDGIGIAKEHMGKIWNRFYQVDSSRSGDNSGLGLSLVKWIIDAHKGTINVESELGKGTVFTFEFPLKSENSNN; from the coding sequence ATGAATAAAATATATGAAAATCAGAATGAGCATAACTTAAAAAATGAAACTGAAAAAATTGAAATATCAGAAAAAAATAAAAAATTAGGAGAAATCAGGAAAGCAGAAATGTATCCGGAAACACTCTCAATAAAGCTTAGAATAACTTTCTGGTATACAGGACTTATAATTGGGATTGCAGTTTTATTTTTTGGAACAATGTTCTATATAAATGACTATGTAGTTAGAAATTCTGTTAATAACAGATTGAAAAAGACAGTTGAAAGAACTGTTGCAAATATGGAATTTATAGATGGTCAGATTATACTTGATAATAATCTGGAAGCCACAGTCAATGAAATTTTTATTTCCATATATGACTCAGACAAGGAATTTATTTACGGTGATTCCCATCTGGATTTTGAGTTTGCAGATGCCTTTTCAAATGGAAAGTCAGTAGTAAGAACCGTTCAGTATGAAAGTTCAAAATGGTATGTCTATGAAATTAAAAAAGTAATAGAAGACTACGGAGTTATTTATGTAAGAGGGATAACTCCGGCATCAGGGATTGAAAAAAATCTGGAATCCATTATGAATATTTTTTTTGTAGTATTTCCATTTTTACTTGTAGTTTCTGCTTTAGGAGGATATCTTATAACAAAGAAGGCCTTTGAGCCAATAGAAAAAATAAGGGAAACTGCTGAAAAAATTAACGAAGGAAATGATCTGACAAAAAGAATTGATATAGGAAAAGGGAAGGATGAAATCTCTGTTCTGGCACATACATTTGACAAAATGTTTGACAGGCTGCAGAGTTCCTTTGACAGGGAAACCCAGTTCACTTCAGATGTATCGCATGAATTGAGGACGCCAATATCTGTTATAAGTTCACAAAGTCAGTATGGCCTTAAATACGTTGAAATAAATGATGAAACAAGGGAAATATTTGAAAATATACTGGATGAGTCAAAAAAAATGACAAATCTTATTTCAAAACTGCTGATGCTTTCAAGAATGGATAAAGGAAGCCAGAAACTGACTATTGAAAATACTGATTTGAATGAAGTTGTTGAAATTGTTGTAGAAATGAAGATGGAAAAGGCAGAGGAAAAAAATATAACAATAGAAAGCAATATTAAAGAAAATTTATATGCTGATGTTGATAAATCAATGATAACACGGGTTTTCATAAACCTTATAGATAATGCAATAACTTATGGAAAAGAAAATGGGAAAATATTGATAAAAGTTTTTCAGAATAAGGACAGGATTGTTTGTAAAGTTGAAGATGACGGTATTGGAATAGCAAAGGAACATATGGGAAAAATATGGAACCGTTTTTATCAGGTTGATTCATCGCGTTCGGGGGATAATTCAGGTCTTGGACTTTCACTTGTAAAATGGATAATAGATGCCCATAAAGGTACGATAAATGTGGAAAGTGAGCTGGGAAAAGGAACTGTTTTTACATTTGAGTTTCCGTTAAAGAGTGAAAATTCTAATAACTAA
- a CDS encoding response regulator transcription factor, protein MRILVVEDEKKINDVIVKTLKKEKYGVDSCFDGEEALDYIFSVEYDIILLDIMLPKKDGFEVLKSMRKKGIKTPVLFLTARDQIEDRVRGLDFGADDYLVKPFAFEELLARIRVVLRKNSGSGEDSGNVLKIANLTVDCNKHEVFRDDVSIKLSAKEFSILEYMMRNKGRVVSKEKIEEHVWDFDYEGGSNIVEVYIKFLRKKVDNDFSPKLIHTIRRVGYILKVENE, encoded by the coding sequence ATGCGTATTTTAGTAGTGGAAGATGAAAAAAAAATAAATGATGTAATAGTGAAAACACTGAAAAAGGAAAAATACGGAGTGGATAGCTGTTTTGATGGTGAAGAAGCTCTGGATTATATATTTTCAGTTGAGTATGACATTATTCTTCTTGATATAATGTTACCTAAAAAAGATGGTTTTGAAGTGCTGAAATCCATGAGGAAAAAGGGAATAAAGACTCCAGTACTTTTTCTGACTGCAAGGGATCAGATTGAAGACAGGGTAAGAGGACTGGATTTTGGTGCAGATGACTATCTTGTAAAACCTTTTGCCTTTGAAGAACTTCTCGCACGTATAAGGGTTGTTCTGAGGAAAAATTCAGGATCAGGAGAAGACAGTGGAAACGTCCTGAAAATAGCTAATCTCACAGTAGACTGCAATAAACATGAAGTATTTAGGGATGATGTATCCATAAAACTTTCAGCAAAGGAATTTTCAATACTGGAATATATGATGAGAAATAAAGGAAGAGTAGTTTCAAAGGAAAAAATAGAAGAACATGTCTGGGATTTTGATTATGAAGGTGGAAGCAACATAGTGGAAGTGTATATAAAGTTTTTGAGAAAGAAAGTGGATAACGATTTTTCTCCGAAATTAATTCATACAATAAGAAGAGTAGGATATATTTTAAAGGTGGAAAATGAATAA